The following proteins come from a genomic window of Microbacterium sulfonylureivorans:
- a CDS encoding discoidin domain-containing protein — MNPHLRRVVAAVAASALVLSGILCVQSTASAAVTATLYVAPAGSGTACTQSAPCSVAAAQTKVRQIRPVETGDIVVNVSGGTYSLTQPLDFGPQDSGLDAQRRVIWQAAPGANPVLSGETAVTGWTQEGSSGVWSAPAPTGVTDTRQLYIDDIRGVRARSDYLPNLTLAEQPLRGGRFTTPTTPTSMSTWKDPTGVEMIFHATFNSNRCVVESVTTSGTLDVVDIEDPCWDYAEYVGNFQNHARVVTFIENAYELLDDPGEWYFDRAGTVKGDSMPRFYYMPRSGQAMTGGGAAIVTVPHVESILHIAGTSSSAKVKFVEFRGLTVAGSTWSLPEIQGTAGVVDDMETTRISYGGPAGAWIEQNSDYTYKGKEHVTSVEGAWFEHEFDGTGIRLIGVQHPNRGSFTYQIDNGAPVDATCSSTLLITWRPCAEITGLAPGVHTLRVTKTGDDGKMLGLDVLRAIDPPLPAGEDNSVPAYLAQQGDMIISGAKFMCDVSNQVTTPAAVRIAYAEHVTFVGNTITRAGGSALLVEKSSNNVRIEGNHIFDVSSSGIHIGGVSPEDQRPADFADRMHDITITNNYVHDVAVEFTGSVAIFGGFVDTLTISHNELADLPYSGISVGWGWGVADADSQSTYPTICMSEEELASHSAGSPPAPVDTVARNTIITDNYIHDYMRIGMDGGAVYTLGNQPGSVVERNYIARTGNFDGHQRGVYLDNGTHGYTVRDNVIHQVTTPLLLNYSGGDLASSGNVDGRNVAAQPWTSAEQAVVASAGLQSAYEHLIPRAASPNLLRGAAATATSGTAANAVDGSTQTKWQVDASATQGTLTVTLPRPTLVNRIVTLEGQYRVHSYGAISSYEIEYQNPADDTWVSLAENNYPGIVQTDVFQAVTAKALRFSFTGTAGAWLDEFEAYYDKNLAQNKSATQSTTAYLGAASRAVDGDTSGVWTEGSVTATDSTVAPWWQVDLGDQYDLSEIDVFNRAEYSDRLSDFWVCVSVQPYDHTLTPSQQAAVSGVTCQHETSQAGSPSRIRLSAPGRYVMIQLGGSSAETLSLAEVEVYGTRQSSLAADRPATQSSTAYDGVADRAVDGITSGVWTEGSVTATASTTNPWWQVDLGSQYDIAQIDLFNRSEYGSRLSDYWVCVSAQPFNHTLAPDEQAVASGVTCDHQTSQAGSPTRLHLPATGRYVMVQLGGSAAETLSLAEVEVYGELHVPPNVAQDKPATQSSTLLSAAATRAVDGDWSGVWEYGSVTATASTVRPWWEVDLQAQHVVSYIDVFNRSLYGERLSDYWVCVSAQPFNHSLTPSQQASTAGVTCDHQTTQAGAPTRISLPATGRYVMVQLGGAAAETLSLAEVEVHAVPVS, encoded by the coding sequence ATGAATCCGCACTTGCGCCGGGTGGTCGCCGCAGTCGCAGCGTCGGCGCTGGTGCTCAGCGGGATTCTGTGCGTGCAATCGACGGCCTCCGCGGCGGTGACAGCAACGCTCTACGTTGCACCTGCCGGATCCGGCACCGCGTGCACGCAATCGGCGCCGTGCAGCGTCGCAGCGGCGCAGACCAAAGTGCGCCAGATCAGACCCGTCGAGACCGGCGACATCGTGGTCAACGTGAGTGGCGGGACGTACTCGTTGACGCAGCCGCTGGACTTCGGCCCGCAGGACTCCGGACTGGATGCCCAGCGCCGGGTCATCTGGCAGGCCGCGCCGGGCGCCAACCCCGTGCTCAGTGGGGAGACCGCGGTCACAGGCTGGACGCAGGAAGGGAGCTCGGGGGTGTGGTCCGCGCCCGCGCCCACCGGCGTCACGGACACTCGGCAGTTGTACATAGACGACATTCGTGGAGTTCGCGCGCGCAGCGACTACCTCCCCAACCTCACCTTGGCGGAGCAGCCCCTGCGTGGCGGACGATTCACCACACCCACGACTCCCACGTCCATGTCGACCTGGAAGGATCCGACCGGCGTGGAGATGATCTTCCACGCGACATTCAACTCCAACCGATGTGTCGTCGAGTCAGTGACGACCAGCGGCACCCTCGACGTCGTGGACATCGAGGATCCGTGCTGGGACTACGCCGAATACGTCGGCAACTTTCAAAATCATGCTCGCGTCGTCACGTTTATCGAGAACGCCTACGAGCTGCTCGACGATCCCGGAGAGTGGTACTTCGATCGGGCGGGGACCGTCAAGGGCGACAGCATGCCGCGCTTCTACTACATGCCGCGATCCGGTCAGGCCATGACCGGGGGAGGCGCCGCGATCGTCACGGTGCCCCACGTCGAGAGCATCCTTCACATAGCGGGGACGTCTTCCAGCGCCAAGGTCAAGTTTGTGGAGTTCCGTGGGCTCACGGTCGCCGGTTCCACGTGGAGTCTGCCGGAGATCCAGGGCACCGCGGGAGTCGTCGACGACATGGAGACCACCCGGATCAGCTATGGCGGACCCGCCGGCGCTTGGATCGAGCAGAATTCCGACTATACGTACAAGGGCAAAGAACATGTGACGTCCGTCGAGGGGGCGTGGTTCGAGCACGAGTTCGACGGGACAGGGATTCGGCTCATCGGTGTTCAGCACCCGAACCGCGGCTCCTTCACCTATCAGATCGACAACGGCGCGCCAGTGGATGCGACGTGCAGTTCCACGCTCCTCATCACGTGGCGGCCGTGTGCCGAGATCACCGGGCTCGCGCCCGGGGTTCACACGCTGCGGGTCACGAAGACCGGAGACGATGGAAAGATGCTCGGCCTGGATGTGCTGCGAGCAATCGACCCGCCGTTGCCGGCCGGAGAGGACAACTCGGTTCCGGCTTATCTGGCGCAGCAAGGGGACATGATCATCTCGGGTGCGAAGTTCATGTGCGATGTCTCCAATCAGGTGACCACGCCCGCGGCGGTACGCATTGCGTATGCCGAGCATGTCACGTTCGTCGGGAACACGATCACGCGCGCGGGAGGCAGCGCGCTGCTGGTCGAGAAGAGCTCCAACAACGTCCGGATCGAAGGCAATCACATCTTCGACGTCTCCAGCAGCGGCATCCACATCGGCGGTGTGTCACCCGAGGATCAACGCCCCGCGGACTTCGCGGACCGCATGCACGACATCACGATAACCAACAACTATGTCCACGATGTCGCCGTGGAGTTCACGGGAAGCGTGGCCATTTTCGGGGGCTTCGTCGACACGCTGACCATCTCCCACAATGAGTTGGCCGACCTGCCGTACTCGGGCATCTCGGTCGGCTGGGGATGGGGAGTCGCCGACGCCGACAGTCAATCCACCTACCCGACCATCTGCATGAGCGAGGAAGAGCTGGCGTCCCATTCGGCGGGCAGCCCTCCTGCGCCCGTGGATACGGTGGCGCGGAACACCATCATCACCGACAACTACATTCACGACTACATGCGAATCGGAATGGATGGTGGAGCCGTCTACACGCTCGGCAATCAGCCGGGTTCGGTAGTCGAGCGCAACTACATCGCGCGGACAGGCAACTTCGATGGTCACCAGCGAGGCGTCTACCTTGACAACGGCACACACGGCTACACCGTGCGCGACAATGTCATCCATCAGGTCACCACTCCGTTGCTGCTCAACTACTCAGGCGGCGACCTCGCGTCTTCAGGCAACGTCGACGGACGCAACGTCGCGGCGCAGCCATGGACGTCGGCGGAGCAGGCTGTGGTCGCGAGCGCGGGGCTGCAGTCGGCGTACGAGCACCTGATTCCGCGCGCCGCCAGCCCGAATCTGTTGCGGGGAGCCGCCGCCACGGCGACCTCGGGGACGGCCGCGAACGCGGTTGACGGCTCCACCCAGACCAAGTGGCAGGTAGACGCGAGCGCTACTCAGGGCACTCTTACCGTCACGCTTCCGCGGCCGACGCTGGTGAACCGCATTGTGACGCTTGAGGGTCAGTACCGTGTCCACAGCTACGGGGCCATCTCCTCATACGAGATCGAGTATCAGAACCCTGCTGACGACACATGGGTCTCGCTGGCAGAGAACAACTACCCGGGAATCGTCCAGACCGACGTCTTCCAGGCCGTGACCGCGAAGGCGCTGAGGTTCAGCTTCACCGGCACGGCCGGTGCGTGGCTGGATGAGTTCGAGGCGTACTACGACAAGAACCTCGCTCAGAACAAGTCCGCCACCCAGTCGACCACGGCATACCTCGGCGCAGCGTCCCGCGCCGTGGACGGCGACACCAGCGGCGTCTGGACGGAGGGCTCGGTGACGGCGACGGACAGCACGGTCGCGCCGTGGTGGCAGGTCGATCTCGGCGATCAGTACGACCTGAGTGAGATCGACGTCTTCAACCGGGCTGAATACTCCGACAGGCTGTCGGACTTCTGGGTGTGCGTCTCCGTGCAACCGTATGACCACACTCTGACACCGTCGCAGCAAGCCGCCGTCAGTGGGGTGACCTGTCAACACGAGACATCCCAGGCCGGATCACCCAGCCGGATTCGCCTGTCGGCGCCAGGAAGGTACGTGATGATCCAACTCGGTGGGAGCTCGGCGGAGACTCTCTCCTTGGCAGAGGTCGAGGTGTACGGCACGCGACAGAGCAGCCTTGCCGCCGACCGGCCGGCGACGCAGTCGTCGACGGCATACGACGGCGTCGCCGATCGCGCCGTGGACGGCATCACCAGCGGCGTGTGGACAGAAGGCTCCGTGACGGCCACAGCGAGCACGACGAACCCGTGGTGGCAGGTCGACCTTGGCAGCCAGTACGACATCGCCCAGATCGATCTGTTCAACCGCAGCGAGTACGGGAGCAGGTTGTCGGACTACTGGGTGTGTGTCTCCGCGCAGCCCTTCAATCACACCCTGGCGCCGGACGAGCAAGCTGTCGCCAGCGGCGTGACATGCGACCACCAGACCAGTCAAGCCGGGTCGCCGACGCGGCTCCATCTGCCGGCGACCGGGCGGTACGTGATGGTCCAGCTCGGCGGGTCTGCTGCCGAGACGCTGTCGCTCGCCGAGGTCGAGGTGTACGGGGAGCTGCACGTTCCCCCGAACGTCGCCCAGGACAAGCCGGCAACCCAGTCCAGCACCCTGCTCTCCGCCGCCGCGACCCGCGCGGTGGACGGCGACTGGAGCGGCGTCTGGGAGTACGGATCCGTCACGGCGACTGCCAGCACGGTCCGCCCGTGGTGGGAGGTAGACCTTCAGGCACAGCACGTCGTGAGCTACATCGATGTGTTCAATCGCTCGCTGTACGGTGAAAGGCTCTCGGACTACTGGGTGTGCGTCTCGGCGCAGCCGTTCAACCACTCATTGACGCCATCGCAGCAGGCAAGCACCGCGGGCGTGACCTGTGATCATCAGACCACGCAAGCCGGCGCACCCACCCGAATCAGTCTTCCGGCCACCGGACGGTACGTGATGGTCCAGCTCGGCGGCGCGGCCGCCGAGACGCTGTCCCTCGCCGAGGTGGAGGTACACGCCGTTCCGGTGTCCTAG
- a CDS encoding GntR family transcriptional regulator, which yields MLANAVYATLKEHLLSGEIAPGARLNLDEISRRLHVSNSPIRQALAHLEAEGLVRRMEYRGFFASPSLDSRSIAELYELRLILEPAIAAKAAARASVASLERLTFTCDEARALTSESDAANVDELGRRDRDFHLAVAALTGNPRIVDHVEQLMTPMARFTVYHRVHAARQAWEEHAAIVGALASADPACAHEAMREHLRKGLSRAVQLSDQSLT from the coding sequence GTGCTTGCCAACGCGGTGTACGCGACCCTCAAGGAGCACCTTCTCTCCGGCGAGATCGCACCCGGGGCACGGCTGAACCTCGACGAGATCTCGCGCCGACTCCACGTCTCCAACAGCCCGATCCGCCAAGCACTCGCCCACCTCGAGGCTGAGGGTCTGGTCCGGCGGATGGAGTATCGGGGATTCTTCGCTTCACCCTCGCTCGATTCGAGGTCGATTGCGGAGCTGTACGAACTCCGACTGATCCTTGAGCCCGCAATCGCAGCGAAGGCTGCCGCACGAGCCTCCGTAGCCTCGCTCGAGAGGCTGACCTTCACGTGCGACGAGGCCCGGGCGCTGACCTCCGAGAGCGACGCCGCGAATGTGGACGAGCTGGGCAGGCGCGATCGCGACTTCCACCTGGCCGTGGCCGCACTGACCGGCAACCCTCGAATCGTCGATCACGTGGAGCAGCTGATGACGCCGATGGCCCGGTTCACCGTCTACCACCGCGTCCACGCCGCCCGCCAAGCGTGGGAGGAGCACGCGGCGATAGTCGGCGCGCTCGCCTCCGCCGACCCCGCATGCGCGCATGAGGCGATGCGAGAGCACCTTCGAAAGGGACTGAGCAGGGCAGTGCAGCTGTCCGATCAGTCACTCACGTAG
- a CDS encoding LamG-like jellyroll fold domain-containing protein codes for MPRIHSSRRFVSQLVTLSLLAGAVLIAPAGLGAASAAGAGSTTAWSEGSFHVDAEGVVSRSDVVLQRPMALTHESMPLGNGNLGAAVWSVPGVGMMAQLNRVDLFPNRKSAGEVVFDGLGELLDEDTYRGRLDLYNGQLVQSAGDMQVVSYVRSGSDQLVVEVTGADPDVMQNVDLKLWSAAAGAVERLPKTYAANGVAALAETWSDDESIADAQQFSGAPASAKFGSLIAATAVGRDLNASVVDSKTVRISFKPRTDGSFRVVVGAPQYTNAPDDPEAGTIDAAVAEASSSALSASDLAAPHRDWWNDFWETASPLKITSSDGSGEYVEAQVALSKYTMAAMARGPKPATHGGVAHLFSAFRDTHPWNAPAYWHYNQRMGTMANYPSNMTSFNEPYFTLYTDSYERLRAQTTAVVAGDMPTRAAGAAAVPGTRLLDWTPTYGTTVPDSSGRGRSGNVVGSATPSYISPDAAGTARGKSGLVLDGSTYVTLPNPALPELTALTVDMQVRVDSVAGYRRLVDFIPAGGNGSTGFLVDLDPSNRIRFIGAGLYRQTTVALPQSQWTNVSLTLTNAGVLTVYIDGQQQWQEETNVAVSIPENDALALRFGADQNGNSRLHGAVSRVRIYSESLSAAQVASIATTGWRGLCVPEMTRYDAKNTTWGQPACDITQPNAANYTTHILSTGPEIAFNMINQAAYTGEDLEPLYPWIADVTRFYLSRLDAPGTDGIRHLTKANAFEDVWLGTDPAPDVAAMRVLFPLVEALATDVGDTVLASQLDATFAQLPPLPTGGTPSLLIRTKDGSGAFKTPIQTPQLEAVFPWGLIGQASSAGQLQLGRDTFAARPGQGYDWRLDAAWAARLGLAADVKFALLDGIEKFQVYPNGMASFNGAIGGTYAKAYYDEWLHVVRTGVQEALVQDHDGVVHVASAWPASWDVDAELQIRGGHDVSVQTRGGVPTLVGINADSTQQVTVANPWPGQQIEVVEGEFPHTTVVAPTNAAEIAIDVEDGESYVIQRTAMRVNDGTFTFEQVTGAQTDDIKLLGSRSIGLRSTLTQSLSTGKSAQQSSTYQGAGADRAVDGDFDGEYGHGSVSHTLNTGATPNWWKVDLGASHSLTHVDLYPRTACCPERLSNYYVFVSDAPFDTSLTPVQQTNAPGVWHSFQSGPAAQPTRVQLPAGSTGRYVMVQLATQDYLSIAEVNVFGE; via the coding sequence ATGCCACGCATCCACTCCTCCCGTCGTTTCGTCTCTCAGCTGGTGACTCTCAGTCTGCTGGCGGGAGCCGTGCTGATCGCTCCCGCCGGTCTCGGTGCTGCGTCGGCGGCCGGCGCAGGCTCGACGACGGCTTGGAGTGAGGGCTCCTTCCACGTCGACGCAGAAGGCGTGGTCTCGCGTTCAGACGTGGTGCTGCAGCGACCTATGGCCCTGACCCACGAGAGCATGCCGCTGGGCAACGGCAATCTGGGTGCCGCAGTTTGGTCGGTGCCCGGAGTCGGAATGATGGCCCAGCTCAACCGCGTCGATCTCTTCCCCAATCGCAAGTCGGCGGGCGAGGTCGTGTTCGACGGCCTGGGCGAGCTGCTGGATGAGGACACCTACCGAGGCCGGCTTGATCTCTACAACGGGCAGCTCGTCCAGTCTGCCGGTGACATGCAGGTGGTCTCGTATGTGCGCTCCGGGAGCGACCAGCTGGTGGTCGAGGTCACCGGGGCGGATCCGGATGTCATGCAGAACGTCGACCTCAAGCTGTGGAGCGCCGCAGCCGGAGCCGTCGAACGGCTGCCGAAGACGTACGCCGCGAATGGCGTTGCCGCACTGGCTGAGACGTGGTCTGACGACGAGTCCATCGCCGATGCTCAGCAGTTCTCAGGTGCGCCCGCGTCCGCGAAGTTCGGGTCGCTCATCGCTGCGACCGCCGTCGGGCGCGATCTCAACGCCTCAGTGGTGGACAGTAAGACGGTCCGGATCTCATTCAAGCCACGCACCGACGGCAGCTTCCGCGTGGTGGTCGGCGCTCCGCAGTACACAAACGCTCCCGACGACCCGGAGGCCGGCACGATCGACGCCGCAGTCGCGGAGGCGTCTTCATCGGCTCTGAGTGCGTCTGACCTGGCGGCGCCGCACCGCGACTGGTGGAACGACTTCTGGGAGACCGCCTCACCCCTGAAGATCACGTCGTCCGACGGAAGCGGCGAATACGTCGAGGCCCAGGTGGCGCTGAGCAAGTACACGATGGCCGCCATGGCACGCGGTCCGAAACCGGCCACGCACGGCGGCGTCGCCCACCTGTTCTCGGCATTCCGCGACACCCACCCCTGGAACGCTCCGGCGTACTGGCACTACAACCAGCGGATGGGGACCATGGCGAACTACCCCTCGAACATGACCTCCTTCAACGAGCCGTATTTCACGCTCTACACCGACAGCTACGAGCGTCTTCGCGCCCAGACGACGGCGGTCGTCGCGGGGGACATGCCGACTCGGGCGGCGGGGGCCGCCGCGGTTCCCGGCACTCGCTTGCTGGACTGGACCCCGACGTACGGCACGACTGTTCCCGACTCGTCCGGACGCGGACGCAGCGGCAACGTGGTCGGCTCCGCGACTCCCAGCTACATCTCGCCGGACGCCGCAGGCACGGCCCGTGGCAAGTCCGGGCTGGTTCTGGACGGCAGCACGTACGTCACGCTGCCTAACCCCGCCCTCCCCGAGCTGACGGCTCTGACCGTCGACATGCAGGTGAGGGTCGACAGCGTCGCAGGCTACCGTCGGCTGGTCGACTTCATCCCGGCGGGGGGCAACGGCTCCACCGGTTTCCTCGTCGACCTCGACCCGAGCAACCGCATCAGATTCATCGGGGCCGGGTTGTACCGGCAGACGACCGTCGCCCTTCCTCAGAGCCAGTGGACGAACGTCAGTCTGACGTTGACGAACGCCGGCGTGCTCACCGTCTACATCGACGGGCAGCAGCAGTGGCAGGAGGAGACGAACGTCGCCGTCTCGATTCCGGAGAACGACGCTCTGGCACTCCGCTTCGGGGCCGACCAGAACGGTAACAGCCGTCTCCATGGCGCGGTGAGCCGAGTCAGGATCTACTCCGAGAGCTTGTCCGCCGCACAGGTCGCGAGCATCGCCACGACGGGATGGCGCGGCCTGTGTGTCCCAGAGATGACTCGTTACGACGCCAAGAACACCACGTGGGGGCAACCGGCGTGCGACATCACGCAGCCGAATGCGGCGAACTACACCACGCACATTCTCTCCACCGGTCCGGAGATCGCCTTCAACATGATCAACCAAGCGGCGTACACCGGTGAGGACCTGGAGCCGCTGTATCCGTGGATCGCAGACGTCACGCGCTTCTACCTCTCTCGTCTCGACGCTCCGGGCACCGACGGGATTCGTCATCTGACGAAGGCGAACGCGTTCGAGGACGTCTGGCTGGGCACCGACCCGGCGCCGGACGTGGCGGCGATGCGAGTGCTGTTCCCCCTGGTCGAGGCGCTCGCTACCGACGTGGGCGACACGGTGCTCGCATCGCAGCTCGACGCCACGTTCGCGCAGCTCCCGCCGTTGCCCACCGGCGGAACCCCGTCGCTCCTCATTCGCACCAAGGACGGCAGCGGCGCCTTCAAGACCCCGATCCAGACTCCGCAACTGGAGGCGGTCTTCCCGTGGGGCCTCATCGGGCAGGCCTCGAGCGCCGGCCAGCTGCAGCTCGGACGGGACACCTTCGCCGCGCGACCGGGACAAGGATACGACTGGCGGCTCGATGCCGCGTGGGCGGCGCGCCTGGGTCTCGCGGCCGACGTCAAGTTCGCCCTGCTCGACGGTATCGAGAAGTTCCAGGTCTACCCCAACGGCATGGCGTCGTTCAACGGCGCGATCGGGGGCACCTATGCGAAGGCGTACTACGACGAGTGGCTGCATGTCGTCCGAACCGGCGTTCAGGAGGCACTTGTCCAGGACCACGACGGCGTGGTGCACGTCGCAAGCGCGTGGCCGGCGAGCTGGGACGTCGATGCCGAGCTGCAGATCCGGGGCGGTCACGACGTGAGTGTCCAGACCCGAGGTGGTGTGCCCACGTTGGTGGGGATCAACGCGGACAGCACTCAGCAGGTCACGGTCGCCAACCCGTGGCCCGGCCAGCAGATCGAGGTCGTCGAAGGGGAATTCCCGCACACGACGGTCGTGGCTCCGACGAATGCCGCGGAGATCGCCATCGACGTGGAAGACGGGGAGTCCTACGTCATTCAGCGGACCGCAATGCGAGTAAACGACGGAACCTTCACCTTTGAACAGGTCACCGGTGCCCAGACCGACGACATCAAGCTCCTCGGCTCACGGAGCATCGGCCTGCGGAGCACATTGACCCAGAGCCTCTCCACCGGGAAGTCCGCGCAACAGTCGTCGACCTACCAGGGCGCCGGCGCAGACCGCGCGGTGGACGGGGATTTCGATGGTGAGTACGGACATGGCTCGGTTTCTCACACGCTCAACACCGGCGCAACTCCGAATTGGTGGAAGGTCGACCTCGGCGCATCCCACAGCCTCACGCATGTCGATCTGTATCCGCGAACCGCGTGTTGCCCCGAGCGCCTGAGCAACTACTACGTGTTCGTGTCGGACGCCCCGTTCGACACGAGTCTCACCCCCGTGCAGCAGACGAATGCGCCAGGCGTCTGGCACAGCTTCCAGTCGGGTCCGGCCGCGCAGCCCACCAGGGTTCAGCTGCCCGCTGGCTCGACCGGGCGATATGTGATGGTGCAACTCGCCACGCAGGACTACCTCAGCATCGCAGAGGTGAACGTCTTCGGAGAGTAG